In Geminocystis sp. NIES-3708, the genomic stretch AATTAGTGATTTCATTGATCTATGTTTTACAGCAATCTGTGAGGAAGAAATAAACCGCAGTACAAAACGTGAAATTAAGAAATTCTTACAATGGTTCACAGTTACTGGTTTTTACGCCCAAGTATTCGTCTATATTAAAGGTAGTTTCAATAAAGCGGATAACGAACAGTTACAACAATGGTTAGCATCTCGTATCGCTAACAAAGAAAACCGCAAATCTTACGCTAGTCTTATTGTCGAGCTTCGAGAAAATCCTGCTTTTTATAGTAATTTGACCTACCTTAACTTATTTGGTAAACTAGCCAGTCAGATGAGGAAAGAGTGGAAGACTGTGGCAGGAGAAGAGGCGATCGCACGCAATCATATTCCAGAAGCGATCGCCCTCGAAGCTATTGGATTTGTAGAAAGAACAGTGGTTGAGTTATATACGGGGGATTTACGAGAGGCTCATATTTTGGCGATGGAGGTTGCTCGTAAAAAGTTTAAGTTACCCCCAGTAAGAATAATTGACGAAAGCCTTATTTACCAGGATTATCCAACCCTCAAACTTTCTAAGAAAGATGTTAATAACATCATCGAGTTAATTGAAGGTGGTTTTTCAGTTAAAGAAATAGCAGAAGCGTATGAAGTAACAGAATCCACTGTTCGTTACCATCTACAACGCCGAAGCCAGAAGATAGGGGAATATAACCCCCTAGATAAAGCTAGTTAATGTGAGTTTTGTCTAACCAGTTATCCCCTAACAAAATCAAGATCCCCGAATCTTTCGGGGATCTTATTTTTTTTGCCCCCTTTAGATTTTTTCCTCTTTGAAGTACTTGGATTACCAAATCCTTCTGGTCGCTCTCTTCCATTTACACAAAGTTTGTGGGGAGGAACAGTAAAAAATTTGTATTCCGCACAACCTTTTCTTTTAGAGATTATATCAACAAGTTTCTTCTCCTGCTTCCATAAATTACGAATTGCATCAATAACTTTACCGTTGTCGTTTTCTTTTGCCCATCTTAAAGAGTCCTCAAAAAATATTTTGTGTTCTTTCTGCTTAAATAGCTCCCAATTATCATCTATTGGAGAAAACATAGAACAATCATTTATACTAGCCTCATTAACAATTTTAAGACGAGCATTTATATCATCTCTCCATCTGTCCGTTAATTCACGTTTAGATTTTTGATGATGATTCGAGAATGGTTTTAAAAACCCACTATTTTCAATGGATTCGACGAAATAACTGTGTACCATGTCAAACCAAAGTGAATAACAAAAATTTGGGGGGCTATTTTTTCCCAATTGTCTTTCTTTAAGACAAATCTTAAGAGCTTCAAGCATCTGGGCAAAGTACTCTGCTAAAGGTTGTACTAGATTACCAGTAATTTTTTCCAATTCAGCTTTAGCTTTATCATTGGGAATGACTAAGACTCTTAGCCATTCGGATATATCTCGATATTGTATTAGGAAATTTGATAATATTTGTAGGTCTAGTGAGTCTAAATTTATACCATTAATTGTATATTCGGTTTGAACAATAGTTGGTAATATACCTATTTGATCGATTGCCTGTTCCAGTGATAGCATATATTCATGTTCAGTATAAACTTCTACTTCATCGGCAAACAAATTTGGCAAAAGTACGATGTTTTCAGCTATCGGATTTTTTGAGCTAGGTTCTCGTTGAAAAAACATAATCTTTAGTATTACTAAACAATATTAGTAAATATTTACTCTCAATCTAACATTTATTTTAGATTTTGGTGATGTACTAACTAAAAATCATTTAATCTTTTTTTAGCTTAGGGTTGCCAAATTACTAGAAAATAATCGCTATAATAATTGATCTAACTAATAAATCATCATCGGTAACTGTCACACGATAAAAATTACCATGCCCTAGCTCTACCCAAAACTCTTTAATATTTGCCGTTTTGAAGTATTTGAATAATGATTCTTTAGAGCTTCTGTAATTGCTTTTTGTGAAAGAATTTGTTAACATAACGTTAGTTTTGAAAGGTAAAGTTTTCCAAAACTGTTAAAAAAAGTAAATAATGCCATGAAATTTAAAAATCTGTTTTCGGTATTATTTTTTACTTATTACTTATTAACTTAAAGCGTTTAATATTTCCAGTATTAAACTTTTTTTAATGTCAAAAAATAATTTTTAACAGCAACTCCAATCTTACTTCAGATTTAAAAAATTATCCATAGAGTATAATTATACTTACCTTTTTTAGGCAATATCAAACTCTTCAAAAAAAATATTACAAATATAAATAATATTTAAAAAACTGAAAACTATTTATAAATATATATTATAGCTATTCTTAGTATCATTGAAGTTAGTAATAAACAAGCAAAAAAGATATAATACAACTATATAAACGAATGTTTTTGAGGGGATATTTTTTTGAAGTACTACAGAAAATATGGAATGAAATGAAAGAAAATGGAAAGTTTTTTTATTTAAATTTATGGATGTACAATTTATCGATTTGAATAATATTATTGTTCACCTTACGTTTTTTCCTAATTTTTGAGTAACATTGTTAATGTAAACCGCTTTGTTTAGTCACGCATTTAAATGGTTTTTGTGGGGATTTTTATCCCCTTGAGGATTAAATTTCAACTAAGAATCTTTACAGATTCGATAAATTACACTGCTTGACCATTGTCTTCCTTGTTTTGTAGCTATTCCCTTCAGATTCAAATAATTTGCTATCTTTTGATAACTTTTTCCTGATTTGCGATGATTTTTGATGATTCTGATAACATCCTGTTGGTTATCATCAGTGGTTAATTCTTTGTCTTCAGTCTTATATCCATACTTCGGTTTCCCGTAAGCATAACCACCAGTTTTAGCCTTAGCTTTTCTTCCTCCTTGTGTACGCTCGTTTATAGTGTCTCTTTCTAATTGAGCAACGGCACTCATGACAGTTAGGATCATTTTGCCCGTTGGTGTAGAGGTATCTACTTGTAAGTCAAGTAAAACTAACATTTTATTTTGTGGCTCTAACACATCCTCAACTAAAGTCAATACATCTCTAGTATTTCGTGCTATTCTGTCAAGTTTTAAAGCGATGATACCCTCAGCTTTATTTTCTTTCAAAAATTTAATAGCTTGATTAAATATTGGTCTAGTTTCTTGGTCGGCTTTAGTACCTGTTGCTACTTCTTTAAATATTTGTATTAATTCGTAATTAAAAGCCTTACAATAACTTTCTATTCTTTCAATTTGATTCTGTAGTGAAGTATTGTCTTCTTGTGATTCACTACTAACTCTGACATAACCAACTAATTTTTTAAGCATAATCGCTTAAACTCTTTATATTTCAATAATTATATTATATTTTATTATTCTGATAATGTCAATAAAAAGAATGATAAAATAGCTTTAAATTATTGCTATATATAAGTTATAAAATTTTTTGGTTTAAAAGATTGATCAAGATCGTAGTTTTTCAAAAAAGTAGCTTGTTACAGCTACTATGAATTATTTAGAGATTAGGAAAAAATACGATTTTAGTAACAATACCTAACAATCCTGTTACTAAAACACCAACGAACCCAAAAAAGCCTAAAGTTAAAGTATTAAAGCGGTTATTTATGGATGTCTCTAACTTGTCAATTTTGCTATTGAGCTTATCCCCTAAAGCATTGGTTTTAGTGTCTAACTTTTCTGCTAAAGCGTCTATTTTGCTTTCTAACTTTTCCTCTAGTGAGTCTATCTTGTTATCCAGCTTGTCTATTTTTGCATCTAGTTTATTTAGTACATCAATTAAGCCAACCTCGATTGTTTGTGTCATGATAAAATGTCCTTAAGTTTTATGTAAATGATAAAGGAGTAGTTGACCGCTACTCTTTTTGGTTTAATTCTAACCTACACTTTTACTGTATCCACTTCATTATTATTTGTCAAGACAAAATATAGACATTTTATAGTCAAGTCTGCTATACTATTTTGTATAGTCAATTTATAGATAATGTTAAGGCAATGGCAAAAGATAAATTAATAACGGTACGAATAAAACAAGAATTGTATGACAGTTTTAAGTTATGGACTGAGAACCATAATTCTAATATTTCTGATACTCTGAGAACTTTTATACTAAATTGCCTTAATGGTACTGATAGACAAAATATAGACATTGCTGATGTTGGGAATAATGAGGATACTCTAAAAAAGTTAGAAGCTAGTCTATACAAAAAACTATACACTCAGCTATATAATGATTTGTCTAGTCATTTTATAGATAATGACTATTCTGAAAAGATAAAGCATTGTCTAGTCAAAAGATAGTTAATGATATAGACAATAATTTATCTAGTCAATGTATAGACAGTATAGACAATAATAAGTTAACCGATACTATTAAAGAAGATATTACAGAAAATAATACCCTCTCAGAATCATCTAGTTTGCCCGTAAATGAAGAATTAGGTCATTAACATACCTGATACTGAAGACAAGCCCGTAAATAACAATATTGTTTTAAGTGATGATGGGATAGTTGATTCTGAAAGTTCAATAAAAACGTTACCAGTGGATAACGAAAACCCATACATCAAAAATTTAGCGGTTGAGGTTGAAGCTGTAACAGAAAGTAAAGATACTGTTAATTGTGACAATGAGATCGGCACATTAAAAGAAGCTCTGGATAATATTATTTTGCCCGAATTAGCAAAGAATGAAAATATGTCTCATTCTGCAATAGCGAAATTGTTAGAAGGGAAATATCTGACTTCAGTTACTGGTAAATCGACTAAATGGCAAGGTAGCTTAGTTAAAAGAGCTTTGGAATATCGCAAAGAGGATAAAGTATAGTATTTTTAAGAGTTTTTCTCTATTTACTCATATTGCGATCGACTCAACCGTGAACGATTCTGATGGTTTTTTATTACGACAAAGGAAAAAGAATAAAATTAATTTTTTAAGGTAATCAAAGGTCTCCAATTCTTCCTTGTGGCGAAAGTTATTAACTTGCCTGAATATCAATAATTTTGCCGTCACTTAGGCGGAAATAGAAGGTTCGCACAACTAGGGGCAAACTACATTTCAAATGTTTACTATACAAGGCTTTCAAAAATTAGATGATTTTTTAATAATTCTCTCAGTAATCGCTATCATTAATTAGCATGACTTATATTTAAAAACATAATATTTACAAAAAAATCTTTGCCTAAAATAGAACTTTGTAAAGTGAAAAACCATGCCATCGAAGTATTGTAAATACATATTTAAAATAATAAACATTGCCGAAAATGAAACGAACTCGGCAAAGTATGTGATTTGTATTTCTTATCAATTAAGTCTTATTTTACAACTTTTTATAGTACTGATGAATTGATTGCCCCTCGTTGCGCGAACCTTCTATTTCCGCCGGATAGTAGAAAATTCGTTTCATTTTCGGCAGAGATCTCCTAAATATTTTTTTATCAATCTTTTTCAACTCTATATATATATTAAGTAATTTTTGTCAAATAGCTTTTAAATGGTATATTTATAAGACTTATTATTTAATATAAGACGATCTGAAATAAATTTTTCTAACTAAAACTTCAAAAGGGTTATATATCAATAGTTTTTATGTAAGTTGCACTTGGTTGTACGAACTCTATGTTTCCGCCTATTAATATTAACTATTGATCCACTATTATATTCTGAATTCTTGTTTAATAATTCTTGAGAAAATATTTTATGAAATGGGATTAATAAACTAATTAAAATAAGACTAAATCATCTGATATTTTTCATACAATCGATATTTATTAAATATCTGATAAATAAAATATAATCATTTTAATATTACCTTTATAGTCTTTGTAGAAGAGCAAAATTTATTTCATACTTAACCATTATTTACTAACAATTTTCCTAAATTATTCAACCCAATATTAAAAGATAAATCTCGTAACTCTTCAGCATTGGGATAATTAGTAAAAATCCACATATTTAACGGACGTTCCACATAGGTTTCTAATAAATTTTTAATTTTTCTCCCCCCAAATAATAAATTATTTCCCTCTTTCATTTTATTAGTTAAAAACTCCCCTACACTATCATTAAAAGTAATCTGAAATTGATATTTATCTTGAGCATTCTTGACTAATTGACCAAGAAATTTATCGCTAATTTGAGTGACAAAATCAGGGCGTAAAGTATCAAAAACTACGATATTATCTCCTAAACGATTTAATAATTCAGCCCTGCCAATACGGCTAGTAAAATACCAATCAACTTCCTGTTTAAAGTGGTTTTCTACCTCCTCATAGGTGAGAATTTCCCCCTGTCGCGCTCTTTTCATAATTCCCTCACGGATAATTGTACCCGTTTGCGGATCTGATAAATCAGAAGCACCGATATTACTGGTAAAAATAATTGCTGTTTGGTTAAAATAAGCGGTTTGCCCTTTTCCGTCTGTAAGTCGCCCATCTTCTAATATCTGCAAAAACTTGTCTAATACCTTCGGATGTGCTTTTTCTATTTCATCAAACAAAAGGATACTATAAGGCTTTTCTAACACACGATTGGTTAATTGCCCACCTTCTTCATAACCTACAAATCCGGGGGGTGCACCTGCTAATTTTTCGGCGGCGTGTTCTTCTTTGTATTCGCTCATGTCAAATCGAGCAAAGGCTTTTTCATCGCCAAATACTAACTCAGTGACGGCTTTGGCTAATTCGGTTTTTCCTACACCTGTAGGACCAACAAAAAAGAATATGCCCTTTGGTTTGCCACTATTACCGCTATTACCCGTCATGGTTAAACCAACTCTAGCACTGGTTAACATTGTTGTAACTGCTGTTACCGCTCTCGGTTGCCCGATAACTCGACTGGATAACTGTTGTCTTGCCTGTCGTACTTTTTCGGGGTTAAGTTGCGCCCAAGGATCTTCTTTTAAGCCAAATTTGTAATAATCTACTATGCGCCAAATTTCTTTCTGTTTGACGGGGATTCTTTCTTGATGGGAGGTTAAACGCAAGGCATCTAAATCCATCGCCCGAAATCCGTCGGTTAAGTCGGCAAATTCTTCGGCTATGGTTTCTAATTCTGAGGGTTGGTTGTCTGATTTTTGGGTGTTGATGGTTTCTCCCTGATAAAATCTATTCAAGAAACGCAAGGCAAATTCTTTTCTCTCTTCTTTGTTGGGGTAGGATACTTGCACCATATCTACAAAGGGGTTATGTTGATGCAACCATTCGGGAATCCGTTTTAAGTCATCGGCGATGATGATAACGGTATTGCGATAACCTGTTAATTCTCCTTGTCTGATGACTTCTGCTTCTAATAGGCATTTTTTCAGTAGTGCTAAGGGATTTCTTTCGTCTGCACTGTAACGACTACCATCGCTGGTTAACATATCCCCTAAGTTAATGATAGATGCGATCGCCCTTTTCGATTGAGATAATACCGCCCTTAAATCACCAAAGGCATCTTCAGGAGATTTTCTCGTATTGAGATTTTGAGGCATTCTTCCCCCCGGATTTCCTCTTGATGGTGGTGATAAGGGGTTGTTATTACTAGGGTTAGTAGGCGAGGGAGGATTATTAATTTCACTGTTACCAAGACTAGCTTGATGTTTTTCTGCAAGACGA encodes the following:
- a CDS encoding AAA family ATPase, which codes for MNQLVSSRWITDFIKHRYHRLHSIIYGNIHDQFLWQGNYQNLENFLTCYFQDLGFEIIVTYDMIDGFNFNSDEAKKEFQNLARHRLAEKHQASLGNSEINNPPSPTNPSNNNPLSPPSRGNPGGRMPQNLNTRKSPEDAFGDLRAVLSQSKRAIASIINLGDMLTSDGSRYSADERNPLALLKKCLLEAEVIRQGELTGYRNTVIIIADDLKRIPEWLHQHNPFVDMVQVSYPNKEERKEFALRFLNRFYQGETINTQKSDNQPSELETIAEEFADLTDGFRAMDLDALRLTSHQERIPVKQKEIWRIVDYYKFGLKEDPWAQLNPEKVRQARQQLSSRVIGQPRAVTAVTTMLTSARVGLTMTGNSGNSGKPKGIFFFVGPTGVGKTELAKAVTELVFGDEKAFARFDMSEYKEEHAAEKLAGAPPGFVGYEEGGQLTNRVLEKPYSILLFDEIEKAHPKVLDKFLQILEDGRLTDGKGQTAYFNQTAIIFTSNIGASDLSDPQTGTIIREGIMKRARQGEILTYEEVENHFKQEVDWYFTSRIGRAELLNRLGDNIVVFDTLRPDFVTQISDKFLGQLVKNAQDKYQFQITFNDSVGEFLTNKMKEGNNLLFGGRKIKNLLETYVERPLNMWIFTNYPNAEELRDLSFNIGLNNLGKLLVNNG
- a CDS encoding recombinase family protein translates to MLKKLVGYVRVSSESQEDNTSLQNQIERIESYCKAFNYELIQIFKEVATGTKADQETRPIFNQAIKFLKENKAEGIIALKLDRIARNTRDVLTLVEDVLEPQNKMLVLLDLQVDTSTPTGKMILTVMSAVAQLERDTINERTQGGRKAKAKTGGYAYGKPKYGYKTEDKELTTDDNQQDVIRIIKNHRKSGKSYQKIANYLNLKGIATKQGRQWSSSVIYRICKDS
- a CDS encoding LuxR C-terminal-related transcriptional regulator; translation: MEKVIEISDFIDLCFTAICEEEINRSTKREIKKFLQWFTVTGFYAQVFVYIKGSFNKADNEQLQQWLASRIANKENRKSYASLIVELRENPAFYSNLTYLNLFGKLASQMRKEWKTVAGEEAIARNHIPEAIALEAIGFVERTVVELYTGDLREAHILAMEVARKKFKLPPVRIIDESLIYQDYPTLKLSKKDVNNIIELIEGGFSVKEIAEAYEVTESTVRYHLQRRSQKIGEYNPLDKAS